The proteins below come from a single Gordonia sp. X0973 genomic window:
- a CDS encoding prenyltransferase: MGFDIPEVPGVLTADQVAATGAAIAAMQEPSGALPWFPGGKTDPWDHVESAMALSVTGFHEEALAAYRWSAREQRVDGSWGIEYRGGRVVDPNIDSNFCAYLAVGVWHHFCVSGSTDFLVEMWPTVRAAVDLVCRFQRADGAFRWAADGQSLEMFDEALITGNASILQSLDCAVRITREMDDDEARARWSAAQARLADAFGVAFGSGAGVTPGVFVEPSSHSMDWYYPVLGGAVRDDRAHELIDSRWDEFVVAGKGIRCIDHRPWVTGAETSELALALEAIGRVDAATVLLDDIGHLRDPDGSYWTGLVYADGKRWPVEKSCWTSAAVVLAADALSRCSGGNGIFRDVRLPTEVGVAP; this comes from the coding sequence GTGGGTTTCGACATTCCGGAGGTGCCCGGCGTCCTGACCGCGGATCAGGTCGCGGCGACGGGTGCCGCGATCGCGGCCATGCAGGAGCCCTCGGGTGCGCTGCCGTGGTTCCCGGGCGGCAAGACCGATCCGTGGGATCACGTCGAGTCGGCGATGGCGCTCTCGGTGACCGGCTTCCACGAGGAGGCGCTGGCCGCCTACCGGTGGTCGGCGCGCGAGCAGCGGGTCGACGGGTCCTGGGGGATCGAGTACCGCGGCGGACGGGTCGTCGACCCCAATATCGACAGCAACTTCTGCGCCTACCTCGCCGTCGGGGTGTGGCACCACTTCTGTGTAAGCGGGTCGACGGACTTCCTCGTCGAGATGTGGCCGACGGTGCGCGCCGCCGTCGACCTCGTCTGCCGGTTCCAGCGCGCCGACGGCGCCTTCCGCTGGGCCGCCGACGGGCAGAGTCTGGAGATGTTCGACGAGGCGCTGATCACCGGCAACGCCAGCATCCTGCAATCGTTGGACTGCGCGGTGCGGATCACCCGGGAGATGGACGACGACGAGGCGCGGGCGCGCTGGTCGGCGGCTCAGGCCCGGTTGGCCGACGCCTTCGGGGTGGCCTTCGGCTCGGGCGCCGGGGTGACGCCCGGGGTGTTCGTCGAACCGTCGTCGCATTCGATGGACTGGTACTACCCGGTGCTGGGCGGAGCCGTGCGCGACGATCGCGCGCACGAGCTGATCGACTCGCGGTGGGATGAGTTCGTCGTCGCGGGCAAGGGGATCCGCTGCATCGACCACCGGCCGTGGGTCACCGGCGCGGAGACCAGCGAGTTGGCCTTGGCGCTGGAGGCGATCGGCCGTGTCGACGCGGCCACCGTCCTGCTCGACGACATCGGGCACCTGCGCGACCCGGACGGCTCCTACTGGACCGGCCTCGTCTACGCCGACGGGAAGCGCTGGCCGGTGGAGAAGAGCTGCTGGACCTCGGCCGCCGTCGTCCTGGCCGCCGACGCACTATCCCGCTGCTCGGGTGGTAACGGCATCTTCCGCGACGTGCGACTGCCCACGGAAGTCGGCGTCGCGCCCTGA
- a CDS encoding LLM class F420-dependent oxidoreductase: MEFGIVQFTSDRGLPPQVLAPLIEQAGFASYFVPEHGHIPTRRDAAHPGTGTSELPDDRYMRTLDPWTTLAAAAAVTERIRLATAVALPVQSDPITLAKTIATVDHISGGRVTLGVGFGWNLDEMADHNVPPKRRRTMLREYLEAMRALWTQEEAEFDGEFVRFGPSWAWPKSTQSHIPVLVGAAGNEKNFKWIARSADGWITTPGEADIEGSVGLLKQIWHDAGRDGEPQIVVLDFKPVPEKLEKWRELGVTTVLYGLPDDTVERASGYLAKLAGKLGLAPVSA; encoded by the coding sequence ATGGAGTTCGGAATCGTACAGTTCACCAGCGACCGCGGGTTACCGCCGCAGGTGTTGGCACCACTGATCGAGCAGGCCGGCTTCGCGTCGTACTTCGTGCCGGAACACGGTCATATCCCGACGCGACGCGATGCCGCCCATCCGGGAACGGGAACATCGGAGCTCCCCGACGACCGCTACATGCGCACCCTCGACCCGTGGACCACACTCGCCGCGGCCGCCGCGGTGACCGAGCGCATCCGCCTCGCGACCGCCGTCGCACTGCCCGTGCAATCGGACCCGATCACGCTGGCCAAGACGATCGCCACCGTCGATCACATCTCCGGCGGACGCGTGACCCTCGGCGTCGGGTTCGGGTGGAACCTCGACGAGATGGCCGACCACAACGTCCCGCCCAAGCGCCGTCGCACCATGCTGCGCGAATACCTCGAGGCGATGCGCGCACTGTGGACGCAGGAGGAGGCCGAGTTCGACGGGGAGTTCGTGCGGTTCGGCCCCAGCTGGGCTTGGCCGAAGTCGACGCAGAGTCACATCCCCGTGCTGGTGGGCGCCGCGGGCAACGAGAAGAACTTCAAGTGGATCGCCCGCAGCGCCGACGGCTGGATCACGACGCCGGGTGAGGCCGACATCGAGGGCTCGGTCGGGCTGCTCAAACAGATCTGGCACGACGCCGGTCGCGACGGCGAGCCGCAGATCGTCGTCCTCGACTTCAAGCCGGTGCCGGAGAAGCTGGAGAAGTGGCGCGAACTCGGCGTCACGACAGTCCTGTACGGGTTGCCCGACGACACCGTCGAGCGCGCTTCCGGGTACCTCGCCAAGCTCGCCGGCAAGCTCGGCTTGGCGCCGGTCTCGGCGTAG